One part of the uncultured Celeribacter sp. genome encodes these proteins:
- a CDS encoding NAD-dependent succinate-semialdehyde dehydrogenase — MRPKLSKLKDPTLLKNACLVDGEWVQAASGETIEVSNPADGSVVGTVPFMAPEEIPAVIEASRVAQIEWAGRAAKERAIILRKWFDLMIENTEDLGLIMTLEQGKPLAEAKGEIAYAASFVEWFAEEAKRIYGDTIPAPKADQRITVLRQPIGVTACITPWNFPAAMITRKAAPALAAGCSMIVRPADLTPLTALALGELAQRAGIPAGVLQIITGPASKLGKVITDSDVVRKLSFTGSTEVGRLLMAQCADTIKKVSLELGGNAPFIVFDDADLDAAVEGAMASKYRNAGQTCVCANRILVQRGVYDAFAKKLSEKVSALTVGDGTAEGTDIGPMIEPKALDKVESHIEDAVSKGATLLQGGKRLGGLFFEPAILTGVTPEMKVATEETFGPLAPLFPFDTEEEAIAMANDTIFGLAAYFYTRDHARMVRVSEGLEYGMVGHNTGLISNEVAPFGGVKQSGLGREGSKYGIEEYLELKYVCSAI; from the coding sequence GTGAGGCCCAAATTGTCCAAGCTCAAAGATCCGACGCTCCTGAAAAATGCCTGTCTCGTCGATGGCGAATGGGTGCAAGCCGCCTCCGGGGAGACGATCGAGGTCTCGAACCCGGCAGATGGTTCTGTCGTCGGGACCGTGCCCTTCATGGCGCCGGAAGAAATCCCGGCGGTGATTGAAGCGTCGCGGGTCGCGCAGATCGAATGGGCCGGGCGGGCCGCCAAGGAACGCGCCATCATTCTGCGCAAATGGTTCGATCTGATGATCGAGAACACCGAGGATCTCGGCCTGATCATGACCCTGGAACAGGGCAAGCCGCTGGCCGAGGCCAAGGGTGAAATCGCCTATGCCGCCTCTTTCGTGGAATGGTTCGCCGAAGAGGCCAAGCGTATTTACGGTGACACCATCCCGGCGCCCAAGGCCGATCAGCGTATCACGGTGCTGCGTCAGCCCATCGGGGTGACCGCCTGTATCACGCCGTGGAACTTCCCGGCGGCGATGATCACGCGCAAGGCTGCACCGGCGCTGGCCGCAGGCTGTTCGATGATCGTGCGTCCTGCCGATTTGACGCCCCTGACGGCTCTGGCGCTCGGAGAACTGGCACAGCGTGCAGGCATTCCGGCGGGTGTTCTCCAGATCATCACCGGCCCGGCGTCGAAGCTCGGCAAAGTCATCACCGACAGTGACGTAGTGCGCAAGCTTTCCTTCACCGGTTCGACCGAAGTTGGGCGCCTGCTGATGGCGCAATGCGCCGACACGATCAAGAAAGTGTCTCTGGAACTGGGCGGCAACGCGCCTTTCATCGTCTTCGATGATGCCGATCTCGACGCAGCTGTCGAAGGGGCGATGGCCTCCAAATACCGCAACGCGGGCCAGACCTGTGTCTGCGCCAACCGCATTCTGGTGCAGCGCGGTGTCTATGATGCCTTTGCCAAGAAGCTCTCTGAGAAAGTGTCGGCCCTGACCGTGGGCGACGGCACCGCGGAAGGCACTGACATTGGCCCGATGATCGAACCCAAGGCGCTCGACAAGGTCGAAAGCCACATCGAGGACGCCGTGTCCAAAGGGGCGACGTTGCTGCAGGGCGGCAAACGTCTGGGCGGGCTGTTCTTTGAGCCGGCGATCCTGACGGGCGTGACCCCGGAGATGAAAGTCGCCACCGAAGAAACCTTTGGTCCGCTGGCGCCGCTTTTCCCCTTTGACACCGAAGAGGAAGCGATTGCCATGGCGAATGATACGATCTTCGGGCTGGCCGCCTATTTCTACACCCGCGATCACGCCCGTATGGTGCGCGTTTCCGAGGGGCTGGAATACGGCATGGTGGGGCACAACACGGGCCTGATTTCGAACGAAGTTGCACCTTTCGGCGGCGTGAAGCAATCCGGCCTTGGCCGTGAAGGCTCCAAATACGGCATCGAGGAATATCTTGAGCTGAAATACGTCTGCAGCGCGATTTAA
- a CDS encoding nucleoside/nucleotide kinase family protein, with protein MTVMLEDTPETLAAFAVADLCSLQGARHLVALAGPPGAGKTTISAAICAGLNAAGRSAVVVPMDGFHLDNRLLEARGLLARKGAVESFDALGFCHLVARIAEAGARGEEVVYPLFDRAKDLAIAGAAVVVPEVEFVLFEGNYLLLDQAPWSGLQGLWTRTLWIEAPMAELQARLVARWRAEGLTPEAAQLRAEENDLANVRFVQVNSRAADLVLGALQKS; from the coding sequence ATGACAGTCATGCTTGAGGACACGCCTGAGACACTGGCCGCGTTCGCGGTCGCCGACCTGTGTTCCTTGCAGGGCGCGCGCCATCTGGTGGCGCTTGCCGGTCCGCCGGGGGCTGGCAAGACAACCATCTCCGCAGCCATCTGCGCGGGGTTGAATGCTGCGGGACGCAGTGCGGTGGTGGTGCCGATGGATGGGTTTCATCTGGACAATCGTCTGTTGGAGGCGCGCGGTCTGCTGGCGCGCAAAGGCGCGGTCGAAAGCTTCGATGCGTTGGGATTTTGCCATTTGGTTGCGCGCATCGCAGAGGCGGGTGCGCGCGGGGAAGAGGTGGTCTATCCGCTGTTCGATCGGGCGAAGGACCTTGCGATAGCCGGGGCCGCCGTGGTGGTGCCGGAGGTGGAATTCGTTCTCTTCGAGGGCAATTACCTGTTGCTTGATCAGGCGCCCTGGTCGGGTCTGCAAGGCCTCTGGACGCGCACGCTCTGGATCGAGGCGCCGATGGCGGAGCTTCAGGCGCGTCTGGTGGCGCGCTGGCGTGCCGAAGGGCTGACACCGGAAGCCGCACAACTGCGGGCCGAAGAGAATGATCTGGCGAATGTGCGCTTTGTGCAGGTGAACAGCCGGGCGGCGGATCTTGTGCTCGGTGCGTTGCAGAAATCGTGA
- a CDS encoding IclR family transcriptional regulator, which translates to MDRAVQILDRLANSATPLGVSELARDLEAPKSSLYGICETLVAAGVLHSDGSGYALGAHCLRWSAGYLDRSSLVSEFQRILSKDSRLAQFTVTLSTLEKADVVYLACSNADKPLGFTFQIGMRLPAVYSATGKAMLSCLPKSERHDILSAPWQPPFTENSVTTLEAFDDAAELWHRQGYAVDNGEIREGMVCLGAPILDPAGKPVAGIAISMTSAEARPEVQKELGGIVRDIANALKGH; encoded by the coding sequence GTGGACCGTGCCGTACAGATTCTGGACCGATTGGCGAACAGCGCCACACCGCTGGGCGTGTCCGAACTGGCGCGGGATCTGGAGGCGCCCAAAAGTTCGCTCTACGGCATTTGTGAAACGCTTGTCGCTGCAGGTGTCCTGCACAGTGACGGCAGCGGATATGCGCTTGGCGCCCATTGCCTGCGCTGGAGCGCCGGCTATCTCGACCGGTCATCCCTGGTCAGCGAATTTCAGAGAATTCTGTCCAAAGACAGTCGCTTGGCGCAGTTCACCGTGACGCTTTCCACCCTCGAAAAAGCGGATGTCGTCTATCTGGCGTGTAGCAACGCGGACAAGCCCCTGGGCTTCACCTTCCAGATCGGCATGCGCTTACCCGCCGTCTATTCGGCCACCGGGAAAGCGATGCTGTCCTGCCTGCCGAAATCGGAGCGTCACGACATCCTTTCCGCCCCTTGGCAACCGCCTTTCACCGAGAACAGCGTGACCACACTTGAGGCCTTTGATGACGCTGCGGAACTTTGGCATCGTCAGGGCTATGCCGTCGACAATGGCGAAATCCGCGAAGGCATGGTCTGCCTCGGCGCCCCGATTCTCGACCCGGCCGGCAAGCCGGTGGCGGGCATCGCGATCTCGATGACCAGCGCCGAGGCGCGTCCGGAGGTCCAAAAGGAATTGGGCGGCATCGTGCGCGACATTGCCAATGCCCTGAAAGGCCATTGA
- a CDS encoding iron-containing alcohol dehydrogenase, with the protein MTDGIKPFSFDTPGSMLVEWGGAKRMGELLGDWFPERNLLIVTDKFLHENGLLDPAIASLKEHGFTVSVFDDVVADPPEAVLMACVERAKSAGADIVMGLGGGSSMDIAKLVAVMLMSEQPLADLYGIGKVEGKRTPLVQVPTTAGTGSEVTNITILTTGETTKMGIVSHQLYADRVLLDAELTVGLPPVQTAATGIDAMVHAIEAFTGQHKKNLMSDVFAKEALRLMTANLIAACEDGTNRAAREAMLLGANLAGQAFSNSPVGAVHALAYPLGGHYHLPHGLTNALMLGPVLRYNMSGAAALYAELADVVIGVSEEGTQAKSANFVNFMQDLMDRSGAPLKLRDVNVPEADLPMLAKDAMLQTRLLVNNPVEVTEEDALALYREAF; encoded by the coding sequence ATGACTGATGGTATCAAACCGTTCTCTTTCGACACGCCTGGCTCCATGCTTGTGGAATGGGGTGGCGCAAAGCGGATGGGTGAGCTTCTGGGCGACTGGTTCCCGGAACGTAACCTGCTGATCGTGACCGATAAATTTCTGCATGAAAACGGTCTTCTCGACCCGGCGATTGCTTCGCTGAAAGAGCATGGCTTCACCGTTTCCGTCTTTGACGACGTGGTGGCCGACCCGCCCGAAGCCGTTCTGATGGCTTGTGTCGAGCGCGCCAAATCTGCGGGCGCGGACATCGTTATGGGGCTGGGCGGTGGCTCGTCCATGGACATCGCCAAACTGGTCGCCGTGATGCTGATGTCTGAACAGCCGCTGGCGGATCTTTACGGCATCGGTAAGGTCGAAGGCAAACGCACCCCGCTGGTGCAGGTTCCGACCACCGCAGGCACCGGGTCCGAGGTGACCAATATCACCATCCTGACCACGGGCGAAACCACCAAGATGGGCATCGTGTCGCATCAGCTTTACGCCGATCGTGTGTTGCTGGATGCTGAACTGACCGTTGGCCTGCCGCCGGTGCAGACCGCTGCGACTGGCATCGACGCCATGGTGCACGCCATCGAGGCCTTTACCGGTCAGCACAAGAAAAACCTGATGTCCGACGTCTTCGCGAAAGAGGCGCTGCGTCTGATGACCGCGAACCTGATCGCGGCCTGTGAAGACGGTACCAACCGCGCTGCGCGCGAAGCGATGTTGCTGGGCGCGAACCTTGCCGGGCAGGCATTCTCTAACAGCCCCGTGGGCGCCGTGCACGCACTGGCCTATCCGCTGGGCGGTCACTACCACCTGCCGCACGGTTTAACCAACGCGCTGATGCTTGGTCCGGTCCTGCGATACAACATGTCCGGCGCCGCCGCGCTTTACGCGGAACTTGCCGACGTGGTGATCGGGGTGTCTGAAGAAGGCACGCAGGCGAAATCCGCCAACTTTGTGAACTTCATGCAGGACCTGATGGACCGTTCCGGTGCGCCGCTCAAGCTGCGCGACGTGAACGTGCCGGAGGCCGATCTGCCGATGCTGGCGAAAGACGCCATGCTGCAAACCCGACTGCTGGTAAACAACCCGGTCGAGGTCACCGAAGAAGATGCGCTCGCTCTGTACCGCGAAGCGTTCTGA
- the fsa gene encoding fructose-6-phosphate aldolase, with protein sequence MMIFADTADLAEIRDLAELGLIDGVTTNPTLVARSGAPFRDTIAEICRAVTGPVSAEVVANTVEAMVAEGRALAALAENVVVKLPLTLDGLRACRALRAEGIATNVTLCFSLGQAVLAAKAGASFISPFIGRLEDIGEDGLGLISDIRRSYDLYGFETKVLAASTRSVDHIVQCIKCGADAVTAPPKAIHALVEHRLTDAGLKQFEEDARQAGLTVL encoded by the coding sequence ATGATGATCTTTGCAGACACCGCAGATCTTGCCGAAATCCGGGATCTTGCCGAACTCGGATTGATTGACGGGGTGACGACAAATCCAACGCTTGTGGCCAGATCCGGCGCGCCTTTTCGCGATACAATTGCCGAGATCTGCCGGGCCGTGACAGGGCCCGTCTCAGCGGAAGTGGTGGCCAACACGGTTGAGGCGATGGTGGCCGAAGGCCGTGCGCTGGCCGCTCTGGCGGAGAATGTCGTGGTCAAACTGCCCCTGACACTGGACGGGCTGCGGGCCTGTCGTGCCTTGCGGGCCGAAGGGATCGCAACCAATGTCACCCTATGTTTTTCGCTGGGGCAGGCGGTTCTGGCAGCCAAAGCCGGGGCTAGCTTCATTTCACCCTTCATCGGGCGTCTGGAAGACATTGGCGAAGATGGCCTCGGGCTGATTTCGGACATCCGCCGCAGCTATGATTTATATGGTTTCGAGACAAAGGTTCTGGCCGCTTCGACACGCTCTGTCGATCACATCGTGCAATGCATCAAATGCGGCGCCGATGCGGTGACGGCGCCGCCAAAGGCGATTCATGCGCTGGTCGAACATCGTTTGACCGATGCCGGTCTCAAACAGTTCGAAGAGGATGCGCGGCAGGCGGGCCTCACGGTCCTCTGA